A DNA window from Moorella thermoacetica contains the following coding sequences:
- the ndk gene encoding nucleoside-diphosphate kinase: protein MAVERTFSMIKPEGVRRGLVGAILARLEQKGYRIVALKMLRLTPEMAAAHYAEHRDKPFYQDLINHITSGPVVAMVLEGPGVIAGLRRLMGATNPQEAAPGTIRGDFALETSDNVIHGADSPASAEREIALYFTPAELG from the coding sequence TTGGCTGTAGAACGCACCTTCAGTATGATTAAACCGGAAGGAGTCCGGCGGGGCCTGGTAGGAGCCATCCTGGCCCGCCTGGAACAAAAGGGCTACCGGATTGTTGCTTTAAAAATGCTGCGGCTCACACCTGAAATGGCTGCTGCCCACTATGCCGAACACCGGGATAAACCCTTTTACCAGGACCTGATTAACCATATCACCTCCGGGCCGGTAGTAGCCATGGTCCTGGAAGGTCCCGGGGTTATTGCCGGCCTGCGCCGGCTCATGGGGGCTACCAACCCCCAGGAAGCAGCTCCGGGTACCATCCGCGGGGACTTTGCCCTGGAAACGAGCGATAACGTCATCCATGGCGCCGATTCTCCAGCCAGCGCCGAGCGCGAAATAGCCCTTTACTTTACCCCGGCGGAACTGGGGTGA
- a CDS encoding L,D-transpeptidase family protein has translation MNIPLPAHTILEVFYWEERTMVHGYCRILVFLAFFCLFMNPALAHGPCPCNDTDSRVLELTEPPLTGLDVSDLQLRLAQMGYYFGPLNGIYNKTTQRAVINFQREHHLTPLGRVGPATWKELARGIAVAHQAPAGPPPGKNLKIVIDTERLVLTILVDGRVFQKYPVAIGKYTSPSPVGEWKIVDKAYESGGAFGTRWMGLNVPWGNYGIHGTNRPWSIGWAASAGCFRMFNEDIETIYPWIPVGTPVVVKGPYIMPTGPLKPGQGSPEVITLQARLREKGFYLFGPTDGDYGLMTELAVKEFQLYHGLTATGVADARTLRALGFDVPLSDT, from the coding sequence ATGAATATCCCCCTCCCGGCGCATACTATTCTGGAGGTATTTTACTGGGAGGAAAGGACTATGGTTCACGGGTACTGTCGCATCCTGGTTTTCCTGGCCTTTTTTTGCCTCTTTATGAACCCTGCCCTAGCCCATGGGCCCTGCCCCTGTAACGATACTGATTCCCGGGTCCTGGAGTTAACCGAGCCCCCCCTTACGGGCCTGGACGTCAGTGATCTCCAGCTGCGCCTGGCCCAGATGGGTTATTACTTCGGTCCCCTGAACGGTATTTATAATAAAACCACCCAGCGGGCCGTAATTAACTTTCAACGGGAACACCATTTAACCCCCCTGGGCCGGGTCGGGCCGGCTACCTGGAAGGAACTAGCCCGGGGTATCGCAGTCGCCCACCAGGCCCCGGCCGGCCCACCTCCCGGGAAAAACTTGAAGATTGTCATCGATACCGAACGCCTGGTACTGACAATTCTGGTGGATGGCCGGGTCTTTCAAAAATACCCCGTGGCAATAGGCAAATACACCAGCCCCTCGCCCGTCGGCGAGTGGAAAATCGTCGACAAGGCTTATGAGTCCGGGGGTGCCTTTGGCACCCGTTGGATGGGCCTCAATGTCCCCTGGGGCAACTACGGCATCCACGGCACCAACCGGCCCTGGTCCATCGGCTGGGCGGCCTCGGCGGGCTGTTTCCGCATGTTCAACGAGGATATCGAGACCATCTACCCCTGGATCCCGGTGGGAACCCCGGTAGTAGTTAAAGGGCCCTATATCATGCCCACCGGTCCCCTGAAACCCGGCCAGGGCTCCCCGGAGGTCATCACCCTGCAGGCCCGCCTACGGGAAAAGGGTTTTTACCTTTTCGGGCCCACTGATGGCGACTACGGCCTGATGACCGAGCTGGCCGTCAAGGAGTTCCAGCTCTACCACGGGCTCACGGCTACCGGGGTGGCTGATGCCCGGACCCTGAGGGCCCTGGGGTTCGACGTACCCCTTTCAGATACTTAA
- the tilS gene encoding tRNA lysidine(34) synthetase TilS, which produces MLDRVRQTIQDYHLLVPGDKVVVGVSGGPDSLALLHSLMTLQEEYGYTLQVAHLNHGLRPEAAADAEYVRDLATGWGLPVTVAQRDVLAYRQEHHLSIEAAAREVRYNFFQEVAAAVGATRIAVGHQAEDQAETVLLNLLRGSGLTGLKAMLPRRGRLIRPLLFVTRAEIEAYCRDNGLHPRRDFTNEDPAYRRNKIRHQLLPLLAREYNPAIVATLGRTALILQEDEALLADLAHRALEGIIKRREGETLVLDRQGWQDLAPALQRRVLRLAAATLGRRVSFNQVEKARAVAREGGTLTWPGRLSIRARGAELHLQLPGKSAGKVSFSYQLQVPGLTPLPEVGKAIRAEIAPPPRAFKPGREDEAWLDRAKLKQPLLVRNWLPGDCFRPLGMKGTKKLQDYFIDRHLPAARRPLIPLVISEGRIAWVAGLGLAEDFKVTPATRETLHLKLEPWP; this is translated from the coding sequence GTGCTGGACAGGGTCCGGCAGACAATTCAGGACTACCATCTGCTAGTACCGGGGGACAAAGTAGTTGTCGGGGTGTCCGGGGGGCCGGATTCCCTGGCTTTATTGCACAGCCTCATGACCCTGCAGGAAGAGTATGGCTATACCCTCCAGGTAGCCCATCTAAACCACGGGCTGCGGCCGGAAGCAGCGGCTGATGCTGAGTATGTTCGCGATTTGGCCACAGGCTGGGGCCTGCCGGTTACCGTCGCCCAACGCGACGTCTTAGCCTACCGGCAGGAACACCACCTATCCATCGAGGCCGCCGCCAGGGAGGTACGCTATAATTTCTTCCAGGAAGTGGCGGCAGCAGTCGGGGCGACCAGGATAGCCGTCGGCCACCAGGCGGAAGACCAGGCGGAAACCGTCCTCCTGAACCTCCTGCGCGGCAGCGGCTTAACCGGGCTAAAAGCCATGTTGCCCCGACGAGGGCGGCTTATCAGGCCTTTGCTTTTTGTTACCCGGGCCGAGATTGAGGCCTACTGCCGGGATAACGGCCTCCATCCGCGCCGGGATTTTACCAACGAGGACCCGGCCTACCGGCGCAATAAAATCCGGCACCAGCTACTCCCCCTCCTGGCCCGGGAGTATAACCCGGCCATAGTTGCCACCCTGGGGCGGACGGCCCTGATCCTCCAGGAAGACGAAGCCCTCCTGGCGGATCTGGCCCACAGAGCCCTGGAAGGAATTATTAAAAGGCGAGAAGGGGAAACCCTGGTCCTGGACCGCCAGGGGTGGCAGGACCTGGCCCCGGCCCTCCAGCGCCGGGTTCTGAGGCTGGCGGCAGCTACCCTGGGCCGGCGCGTAAGTTTTAACCAGGTGGAAAAGGCCCGGGCAGTGGCCCGGGAAGGGGGCACCCTGACCTGGCCGGGCCGGTTAAGTATCCGGGCCCGGGGTGCAGAGCTGCACCTCCAGTTACCCGGCAAGTCAGCTGGTAAAGTCTCCTTCTCTTATCAACTGCAAGTTCCCGGCCTGACCCCCCTGCCGGAGGTAGGCAAGGCCATCAGGGCGGAGATCGCTCCACCACCTCGGGCCTTTAAACCCGGGAGGGAGGATGAGGCCTGGCTGGACCGCGCCAAATTAAAACAACCCCTCCTGGTACGTAACTGGCTGCCAGGGGATTGTTTCCGGCCCCTGGGAATGAAGGGGACGAAAAAGCTACAGGACTATTTTATCGACAGGCACCTCCCGGCTGCCCGACGCCCCCTGATACCCCTGGTTATCAGTGAAGGCCGCATTGCCTGGGTTGCAGGACTTGGCCTGGCCGAAGACTTCAAAGTCACACCCGCAACCCGGGAGACCCTGCATCTGAAATTGGAGCCATGGCCGTAA
- a CDS encoding ABC transporter substrate-binding protein, with translation MKIRGLALLLLLLFLVPVVSGCGSPASSGSSQEESLKLGLIPVEDNFPFFVAEKEGLFTKAGLKVELVPFNSARDRDLALQSGSIDGEVADIVATALLRKGGTPVKIVSLTMGATPAEGRFALLARPGADISSPGQLKGRTVGISENTIIEYVADGLLREGGVDPGSVQKVAVPQIPERLQLLLGGKLDAALLPDPFASLAARKGARVILDDTKINRNLSQVVLIFREEAIKHKTPAIKKLLQVYAGAASLIARNPSAYRELFIEKARIPAELRDTYLAPQYSPPQLPRQEEVAAVMDWMVAKKLLAAPYKYEELVDPDLVNPGGNNR, from the coding sequence ATGAAAATCAGGGGACTGGCCCTTCTTTTACTCCTACTCTTCCTGGTCCCTGTCGTATCTGGCTGCGGCAGCCCGGCTAGCAGCGGGAGCAGCCAGGAAGAGAGCCTGAAGCTGGGGTTAATCCCGGTGGAGGATAACTTCCCCTTTTTTGTCGCCGAGAAGGAAGGCCTCTTTACCAAAGCCGGCTTGAAGGTTGAACTGGTACCCTTTAATAGTGCCCGGGATCGCGATCTGGCCCTGCAGTCCGGGAGTATCGACGGCGAGGTGGCCGATATTGTCGCTACGGCCCTGCTACGTAAAGGCGGAACGCCGGTGAAGATCGTCTCCCTGACCATGGGGGCCACCCCGGCCGAGGGACGCTTCGCCCTCCTGGCCCGGCCCGGGGCCGATATCAGCTCCCCCGGCCAGCTCAAAGGCCGGACCGTCGGCATCTCGGAAAACACCATCATCGAGTATGTCGCTGACGGCCTCCTGCGGGAAGGAGGGGTAGACCCCGGCTCCGTCCAGAAAGTCGCCGTACCCCAGATCCCGGAACGGCTCCAGCTCTTGCTGGGTGGTAAGTTGGACGCCGCCCTGCTGCCTGATCCCTTTGCTTCCCTGGCCGCCAGGAAAGGGGCCAGGGTGATCCTGGACGATACGAAAATTAACCGCAATCTCTCCCAGGTGGTACTTATCTTCCGGGAGGAAGCCATCAAACATAAGACACCGGCTATTAAGAAGCTACTCCAGGTATATGCCGGGGCCGCGAGCTTGATTGCCCGGAACCCCTCCGCCTACCGGGAGCTATTTATTGAAAAGGCCAGGATACCGGCGGAACTCCGGGACACCTACCTGGCGCCCCAATACTCCCCGCCGCAACTGCCCCGGCAGGAGGAGGTCGCGGCGGTGATGGACTGGATGGTGGCCAAAAAACTCCTGGCCGCACCCTATAAATACGAAGAGCTGGTTGACCCGGATTTGGTTAACCCCGGTGGGAACAACCGGTGA
- a CDS encoding ABC transporter ATP-binding protein, producing MIRVTGVSYTYINNGARVSALEDINLTIPAGQACVLIGPSGCGKTTLLYLLAGLLKPTRGEIRINGARVTRPRRQTAIILQDYGLLPWKTVWKNAALGLALRGCSRQRQQEILEPLLAALGLSGLEKRYPAQLSGGQKQRVAIARALSLEPDTLLMDEPFSALDALTREGLQQTLVDIRRQRCLTTVLVTHNIEEAVFLGQQIVVLTAAPGRLKAVLENPEAGTPDYRFSETFHRNCSRVRQLLQK from the coding sequence GTGATCCGGGTTACCGGCGTTTCCTATACTTATATAAACAACGGCGCGAGGGTATCGGCCCTGGAGGATATTAACCTCACCATACCTGCCGGGCAGGCCTGCGTTCTGATAGGGCCCTCGGGCTGCGGCAAAACAACCCTGTTGTACCTGCTGGCCGGGTTATTAAAACCCACCCGGGGGGAGATCCGGATTAACGGCGCCAGGGTGACCCGGCCGCGCCGGCAGACGGCCATTATCCTCCAGGATTACGGCCTCCTGCCCTGGAAAACAGTCTGGAAAAACGCCGCCCTGGGCCTGGCCCTGCGGGGCTGCTCCCGGCAGCGACAGCAAGAGATCCTTGAACCCCTTCTGGCTGCCCTAGGCCTGTCCGGCCTGGAGAAGCGCTACCCGGCCCAGTTGAGCGGCGGCCAGAAGCAGCGAGTAGCCATCGCCCGGGCCCTCTCCCTGGAACCTGATACCCTTCTGATGGACGAACCCTTTTCGGCCCTCGACGCCCTGACCCGGGAGGGCCTGCAGCAGACCCTGGTGGATATACGCCGGCAGCGATGTCTAACGACGGTCCTGGTTACCCATAACATCGAAGAGGCCGTCTTCCTGGGGCAGCAGATTGTAGTCCTGACGGCCGCCCCGGGGCGCCTCAAGGCCGTCCTGGAGAACCCGGAAGCAGGAACCCCGGACTACCGCTTTTCCGAAACCTTCCACCGTAACTGCTCCCGGGTGCGCCAGCTTCTCCAAAAATAG
- a CDS encoding SpoIIE family protein phosphatase has translation MRQQTGVLAGSEFFLDVLLLGAVFFLVRAALLEELFPFGPAVIIAVGARRRLLWPAVVVAAVSAWLAGLPQVYSRLLIFLFLGLACTLYPSLNQRGPLTRATLAPVAITLVRGLGLTLWQPSFYGWVQVIFEALLAWGLSLGLLETATARRQEERLLGGGLFLLGLLLGLQGWQVSGLSIQGIISRYILLLAALAGGAGTGAAAGAAVGFLPSLSTLITPSLAGLMAFTGLVAGSLKNLGKPGVISGFLLAHLVLANYFLGSDGVQAALRESGLAVLFLVATPPLLVYYFREFLAVPVAAQQAPADTSPRDNLKVALKSLAQNLKFHGFNESPLETVRQVARAACRGCPAGKVCWELEGEQMLNTLQELLHRGSQGPLTLAALPEWLASRCNRGRELLAALTTRAGKGQPQPLEDGLTNWLASIFDNLAVMVENRGIKKENSAGSGTGQPALKISVGMAATPRHRAEVTGDAFVAATLEPGRQLLILGDGMGAGREAADASGTALELLQDLLAAGFSPELALRTVNMVLLLRTTRENFTTIDLAMVNCHNGQTEFYKLGACPSFIQGKDGVKILRSHSLPVGILEDLQVEALKEELQEGDLLVMVSDGVLEAHRDLNEKEKWVSKALQRAGDARPQEIADRLLKQARALAGGNPPDDMTVVVARVEKAASA, from the coding sequence ATGCGACAGCAAACCGGGGTTTTGGCAGGGAGCGAGTTTTTTCTCGATGTTTTGCTTCTGGGGGCAGTATTTTTCCTTGTTCGGGCGGCCCTTCTGGAGGAACTCTTTCCCTTCGGTCCGGCGGTAATAATTGCTGTCGGTGCCAGGCGGCGCCTCCTCTGGCCGGCGGTAGTGGTAGCAGCCGTCAGCGCCTGGCTGGCCGGCCTGCCCCAGGTATACAGCCGCCTGCTGATTTTCCTGTTCCTGGGCCTGGCCTGCACCCTTTATCCTTCCCTCAACCAGCGCGGTCCCCTTACCCGGGCTACCCTGGCACCGGTAGCCATTACCCTCGTAAGGGGCCTGGGCCTGACCCTCTGGCAACCCTCCTTTTATGGCTGGGTGCAGGTGATCTTTGAAGCTCTTCTGGCCTGGGGACTGAGCCTGGGGTTGCTGGAAACCGCCACGGCCAGGCGCCAGGAGGAGCGTCTGCTGGGCGGGGGGCTCTTCCTCCTGGGGCTCCTCCTGGGTTTACAGGGGTGGCAGGTATCCGGCCTTTCCATCCAGGGGATCATCAGCCGTTATATCCTGCTCCTGGCAGCCCTGGCCGGGGGGGCAGGAACAGGAGCTGCCGCCGGGGCGGCTGTAGGTTTCCTACCCAGCCTTTCAACCCTGATTACACCCTCCCTGGCGGGGTTAATGGCCTTCACCGGCCTGGTGGCCGGTTCTTTAAAGAACCTGGGCAAACCAGGAGTGATTAGCGGCTTTTTGCTGGCCCACCTGGTACTGGCCAACTACTTCCTAGGCAGTGACGGTGTCCAGGCCGCCCTGAGGGAAAGCGGCCTGGCTGTCCTGTTCCTGGTGGCTACACCGCCCCTCCTGGTTTATTACTTTCGGGAATTCCTGGCGGTACCGGTGGCCGCCCAGCAGGCGCCGGCAGATACCAGCCCCCGGGACAACCTCAAAGTTGCCCTGAAAAGCCTGGCTCAAAACCTCAAATTCCATGGTTTCAACGAAAGTCCCCTGGAGACCGTTCGTCAGGTGGCCAGGGCTGCCTGCCGCGGGTGCCCGGCAGGTAAGGTTTGCTGGGAGCTTGAAGGGGAACAGATGCTCAATACTTTACAGGAGCTATTGCACCGGGGCAGCCAGGGCCCCCTGACCTTGGCCGCCCTCCCCGAATGGCTGGCTTCGCGTTGCAATCGCGGCCGTGAACTCCTGGCCGCCCTGACCACCAGGGCCGGCAAGGGGCAACCCCAGCCCTTGGAGGATGGCCTGACCAACTGGCTGGCCAGTATTTTTGATAACCTGGCGGTCATGGTCGAAAACAGGGGGATCAAAAAAGAAAATTCAGCGGGCAGCGGCACCGGTCAACCGGCCTTGAAGATCAGCGTTGGTATGGCTGCTACCCCGCGCCACCGGGCGGAGGTCACTGGCGACGCCTTCGTCGCAGCTACCCTGGAACCAGGCAGGCAACTGTTAATTCTGGGCGACGGTATGGGCGCCGGGCGGGAAGCGGCAGACGCCAGCGGCACAGCCCTGGAGTTGCTCCAGGATTTACTGGCCGCCGGATTTAGCCCCGAGCTCGCCCTGCGGACAGTCAACATGGTGCTACTGCTAAGAACGACCCGCGAGAACTTTACCACCATTGACCTGGCCATGGTCAATTGCCACAATGGCCAGACTGAATTCTATAAGCTGGGGGCCTGTCCCAGCTTTATCCAGGGGAAGGATGGCGTCAAGATCTTGCGGAGCCACTCCCTGCCGGTAGGTATCCTTGAAGACCTCCAGGTAGAAGCCCTCAAGGAAGAACTGCAGGAAGGAGACCTGCTGGTAATGGTCAGCGACGGCGTCCTGGAGGCCCACCGCGATTTAAATGAAAAGGAAAAGTGGGTGAGTAAAGCCCTGCAGCGAGCCGGGGATGCCCGGCCCCAGGAGATTGCCGATCGTCTGTTGAAACAGGCCCGGGCCCTGGCCGGCGGCAATCCTCCCGATGACATGACGGTGGTAGTTGCCAGGGTGGAGAAGGCCGCCAGCGCATAA
- the ftsH gene encoding ATP-dependent zinc metalloprotease FtsH encodes MNRIFKNLAIYLLIVLLAVSVIGLSTPPEKPAQEWDLTRFYQAVDQDQVREVTLTPQDNIIKVDGVLKDNTKFIVNALSSTPLTDRLISKGVRIKTQPSPQPPWWTSLLGSLLPILLLVGLVFFMMQQTQGGGSRVMQFGKSRARLHTDDKRKVTFEDVAGADEVKEELEEVVEFLKNPRKFNELGARIPKGVLLFGPPGTGKTLLARAVAGEAGVPFFSISGSDFVEMFVGVGASRVRDLFEQAKKNSPCIVFIDEIDAVGRQRGAGLGGGHDEREQTLNQLLVEMDGFNANEGIIIIAATNRPDILDPALLRPGRFDRQIVVDIPDVNGRKDILKVHVRGKPLDETVDLDVLARRTPGFTGADLANLVNEAALLAARRGKHKISMEEMEDSIERVIAGPEKKSRVISDYEKRLVAFHEAGHALLGHYLPHTDPLHKVSIIPRGRAGGYTLLLPKEDRRYMTKSQIIDQVTMLLGGRVAEALVLKEISTGAQNDLERATELVRKMITEFGMSEELGPLTFGRRQETVFLGRDIARDRNYSEAVAFSIDKEARHIIDECYNRAKEMLQKHLAELHLVARALMEKETLEAEEFTAIIEAYDREHGVPENSSDAGKPAAAGGQDTGKDTPGNTLIKLTFLQGLKGVW; translated from the coding sequence TTGAACCGAATTTTTAAGAACCTGGCTATCTATCTTTTAATAGTATTACTGGCGGTTTCCGTTATCGGGCTTTCCACACCGCCGGAGAAACCAGCGCAGGAATGGGATCTCACCCGTTTCTATCAGGCCGTCGATCAGGACCAGGTTCGGGAAGTAACCTTGACACCTCAGGACAACATTATTAAAGTTGACGGGGTCTTAAAGGACAACACCAAGTTTATCGTTAATGCCCTGTCTTCAACCCCGCTGACGGACAGGTTAATCAGCAAAGGCGTCAGGATCAAAACCCAGCCGTCACCCCAGCCGCCCTGGTGGACCAGCCTGCTGGGCAGCCTTTTACCTATCCTCCTGCTGGTGGGGCTGGTCTTCTTTATGATGCAGCAGACCCAGGGTGGGGGTTCGCGGGTCATGCAATTCGGCAAGAGCCGGGCCAGGTTGCATACCGATGATAAGCGGAAAGTCACGTTTGAAGATGTTGCCGGGGCCGATGAGGTCAAGGAAGAACTGGAGGAAGTCGTCGAGTTTCTGAAGAACCCGCGCAAATTTAATGAGCTGGGGGCCAGGATACCCAAAGGGGTTCTCCTTTTCGGCCCGCCAGGTACAGGCAAAACCTTGCTGGCCAGGGCTGTGGCCGGAGAAGCAGGGGTACCCTTTTTTAGTATCAGCGGCTCTGACTTTGTAGAAATGTTCGTCGGTGTGGGCGCTTCCCGGGTGCGGGATCTTTTTGAACAGGCCAAGAAAAATTCGCCCTGTATCGTTTTTATTGACGAGATTGATGCCGTCGGCCGCCAGCGAGGTGCCGGCCTGGGCGGCGGCCACGATGAGCGCGAGCAGACCCTGAACCAGCTGCTGGTAGAGATGGACGGTTTTAATGCCAATGAAGGCATTATCATTATTGCCGCCACCAACCGGCCGGATATCCTGGACCCGGCCCTGCTACGCCCGGGCCGTTTTGACCGCCAGATTGTAGTTGATATACCTGATGTCAACGGCAGGAAGGATATTTTAAAGGTGCATGTCCGGGGGAAACCCCTTGATGAAACCGTTGACCTGGACGTCCTTGCCCGCCGTACCCCTGGCTTCACCGGTGCCGACCTGGCCAACCTGGTCAATGAGGCGGCCCTCCTGGCAGCCAGGCGCGGTAAACATAAAATCAGTATGGAAGAAATGGAGGACTCTATCGAACGGGTCATCGCCGGGCCTGAGAAAAAGTCCCGGGTCATCAGCGACTACGAGAAAAGGCTGGTGGCCTTCCACGAAGCGGGCCATGCCCTGCTGGGGCATTATTTACCCCATACGGATCCCCTCCACAAAGTATCCATTATTCCCCGGGGCAGGGCCGGCGGTTATACCCTGCTTTTGCCCAAGGAAGACCGTCGCTATATGACCAAATCCCAGATTATCGACCAGGTCACCATGCTCCTGGGTGGGCGGGTTGCCGAGGCCCTGGTTCTTAAAGAGATCAGTACCGGTGCCCAGAACGACCTGGAACGGGCCACCGAGCTGGTTCGTAAGATGATCACCGAGTTCGGCATGTCGGAGGAACTGGGCCCTTTGACCTTCGGACGCAGGCAGGAAACCGTCTTCCTGGGCCGGGATATCGCCCGGGATCGCAATTATAGCGAGGCTGTAGCCTTTTCCATCGACAAAGAAGCCCGGCACATCATCGATGAGTGTTATAACCGGGCAAAGGAAATGCTCCAGAAGCACCTGGCGGAATTGCACCTGGTGGCCAGGGCGTTGATGGAAAAAGAAACCCTGGAAGCCGAGGAGTTTACGGCTATTATCGAGGCTTATGACCGGGAACACGGGGTTCCTGAGAATTCTTCCGACGCCGGGAAACCGGCAGCTGCCGGCGGCCAGGATACGGGAAAAGATACCCCCGGGAATACTCTTATTAAGTTAACCTTCCTGCAGGGCCTGAAAGGGGTATGGTAG
- a CDS encoding transcription repressor NadR, with protein sequence MKTKERRQKILELLDNNLPQKGTDLAAALGVSRQVIVQDIAVLRAAGVNILATPQGYLLPGRENLCRRTFACRHDLAGLEQELLLMVDYGGKVIDVIVEHPLYGEIRGYLMLSSRYEVRKFVTDLKASDARPLYTLTGNGVHLHTVEASRQELLDTIEDRLARAGFLLK encoded by the coding sequence ATGAAAACCAAGGAACGGCGGCAAAAAATCCTGGAACTCCTGGATAACAACCTCCCCCAGAAGGGAACCGACCTGGCTGCTGCCCTGGGCGTCAGCCGCCAGGTAATCGTCCAGGACATCGCTGTCCTCCGGGCCGCGGGTGTCAATATCCTGGCTACCCCCCAGGGTTATCTCCTCCCCGGGCGGGAGAATTTATGCAGGCGTACCTTTGCCTGCCGGCACGACCTGGCTGGTCTGGAGCAAGAGCTTCTCCTGATGGTTGATTACGGCGGCAAGGTGATAGATGTAATCGTTGAGCATCCCCTCTACGGCGAGATCCGGGGTTACCTGATGCTCTCCTCTCGTTACGAGGTGCGCAAATTTGTCACCGACCTGAAGGCCAGCGATGCGCGGCCCCTGTATACCCTCACCGGTAACGGGGTGCACCTGCATACGGTGGAAGCCAGCCGGCAGGAACTTTTAGATACCATAGAAGACAGGCTGGCCCGGGCCGGTTTTCTCCTTAAATGA
- a CDS encoding DMT family transporter: MWLALLIALVSGIAMAFQGSLNSALAKITGLLQATLVVHLTATLAVGVLLFFPLSDGHLGRIWQCPWYLWLGGLIGVVITYGVVASIPRVGVALATTAIIVGQVTTALIIDHLGLFGLDKIPFTWWKAAGLILLATGARLMLN, from the coding sequence ATGTGGTTGGCCCTCTTAATCGCCCTGGTATCCGGTATTGCCATGGCCTTCCAGGGTTCTTTGAATTCTGCCCTGGCCAAAATCACCGGCCTGCTCCAGGCTACCCTGGTCGTCCACCTTACTGCCACCCTGGCAGTGGGAGTCCTCCTTTTCTTCCCTTTGAGCGACGGCCACCTGGGCCGGATCTGGCAGTGCCCCTGGTATCTCTGGCTGGGTGGCCTGATTGGCGTAGTTATTACCTATGGGGTGGTGGCCAGCATTCCCAGGGTGGGTGTGGCCCTGGCTACTACAGCCATCATCGTGGGCCAGGTGACGACGGCTCTCATCATAGACCACCTCGGTCTCTTTGGCCTGGATAAAATCCCCTTTACCTGGTGGAAGGCTGCCGGCCTGATCCTTCTGGCCACCGGCGCCCGCCTGATGTTAAATTAG